ATCATCATATAAATGAATCATCAAGTGAGGAAGCAATTGAATATTTATTAAGGAAATCTGAGTACCTTAATCTTTTACCATATTTCCAAAAACGTGAGTCGATGTCACCAACCGATATTGGACATCTGGTGGCGATGCCTCACCCATTTTTAAAAGGGGCAGAAACCACGGCGAAAGTAATTGTAGGTATCAATAGGCAAGAGATTCCGTGGGGTCATCAAAAAGTTAGATTAGTTGTAATTTATATTCCTGCTGCGGATTTGAAGACAAACAAGAATTTCTTCAATGATGTCTATGAACATACAAGTGATTTAGCTGAAGTTCATGCTTTATTGGAAACAAAAACCAAGCAGGAGTTTATTGACGTTTGGAATAGAAAAGGAGAGTATTCACATGCTTTATAATATGGTCGATTTGCTGAGTGTCGCGTATAAAAATAAGTTTGCCGTTGGGTCTTATAATGTCGCAAATAGCGAGTTTGTTGAAGCAATTATTCGCGCGGCAGAAGAGAAGAATGCACCAGCCATTATTCAGATTCATCCCAATGAAATTAATTTGGTTGGTGATAACTTTATTGCCTACGTTAGACAGGCGGTGTCGCGTACGCACATTCCAATGGCAATTCATGTAGATCATGGAGCAACATTGGGAGATTGTGTTCGCGGGATTCATAACGGATATACCTCTGTCATGATTGATGCGTCAGCAGACTCATGGGATAAAAATGTAGCACTCACCAAAAAAGTTGTTGATGTAGCGCATAGTGTGGGCGTATCTGTTGAAGCAGAACTTGGCACAATTGGATCCAATGAACTTTCAACTGAAGGGACAGGTGTAAATAAAATTCTGTATACCGATCCTGAAGATGCAAAGAAGTTCGTAGCATTGACCGGTGTTGACACTCTGGCCGTAGCAATTGGAACTCGCCATGGACATTACAGTCACGTTGAAAAACCTGAGTTGAGAATTGATTTACTCGAGAAAATTCATGAAGCCGTTGATATTCCCTTGGTTTTGCACGGTGGCTCCGATAACAAAGATGCGGAAATTAAAAAGACTTATCTTCACGGAGTGGCAAAAATCAATCTGTCTACAGACATGAAGACGGCATTCTTTAAGCAACTTAGGAAGAATTTGGATAATAATCCAGATGCGTATGAGCCTGATCAGCTGATGCCATCGGCTAGAAAAGCAGCACAAGATGTTGTTGAACATAAAATGGATCTCTTTAATTCTACTGACAAAGCCGACTTATACTAATATCTAACAAACAGGCCTAGTTTCGGAGGTGAGCTAGATGCATATAGACGAATTAATTGATATCAAAAATATTGATACTAGTATTGAACCAATGACAAAAGATCAAGCTATTGAACGCATGATCCATAAACTAAAAGTGAATGGTTATATTCAAGATACAGAAACGTTCAGTAAGGCTATTTACCAACGCGAAAAGGAAATTTCAACTGCTGTAGGCTATGGCGTTGCAATTCCACATGCGCGAACTAGTACTGTCAAAAAGTCAACGATTGGCGTTTTTAGAAATCTATCTGGCATTTCATGGGGTCAAGAAAGAGTCAACTTGGTATTTATGATTGCTGCTGAGAAAAATGCTTCAGAAGAGCATTTAAAGATGCTGTCAAAGATTTCGACGTTTTTGATGGACGAGAGCTTTCGAGCTAAACTTATCACGGCTGCTGATCCTAAGGAAATGTATGAAGTTCTTGTTCAAGAGGATGCTAAAAAAAGTGAAGATGCAGATGTTTCGCAGGCTAGAGAATCTGCAGGAAAATATCTTGTGGGAATTAGCGCTTGCATGACAGGCATTGCACACACGTATATGGCGGCTGAAGCACTTGCAAATGAAGCTAAGAAACGTGGTATGCGCGTTAAGATTCAAACGAATGGATCTACTGGTGTTGAGAATAGACTCACATCGAAGGACGTTGAGGAAGCAGATGCTATTGTTGTCGCTCACGATGTAAAGGTTGACACCACCATCTTTGGAGAAAAGCCTTTTTTAGACGTTCCGGTTAAGCGCGCTATTGATAAGCCAGATTTAGTTGTTGATCAAGCATTAGAAGAAGATGCAATAACATCTCAACCTGTTCAATCTCATAAGAATCTTGAGTCGGCATTAGGAAAAGAGAAAAAGGCTGAAGAGGACTTAACAAAAGGGGGCAAATTTGCCCGTGCTTTCTACACACACATTATGAGCCGCGTATCGTATATGATTCCGTTTGTTGTAGTCGGCGGTATCTTTATCGCAATTTCGTTTATGTTTGGCATCTACGCCTCCGACCCTAAGAGCGACCAGTACAATATCTGGGCAGCATTTTTTAATGAGATTGGCGGAAATGCAGCTTTTAAACTCTACGTTCCAATTCTAGGTGGGTTTATTTCTTGGAGTATTGCGGATAAAGCAGGCCTAGCACCAGGCATGATCGGTGGCATGATGGCAGTGAATGGGGGATCGGGATTTCTAGGCGGAATGGTTGCAGGATTCTTAGCTGGTTATGTCACTCGTTTCATCGTTCAAAAGACGCAAAACGTTCCCCACTCTTACAAAGGAATTATGGCAGTGTTGGTCATTCCGCTTTTAGCAACATTTATTGTCGGTCTCGTCATGTTCTTCCTTTTGAACACACCGATGTCGAATATGATTGCGTTTCTGACAAACTGGCTGAAATCCATGAGCGGTGTCAATGCTTTCCTTATGGGCGCACTCTTGGCTGGTATGATGGCTTCAGATATGGGTGGCCCAATCAATAAGACTGCTTCGGCCTTTGGCCTAGCGATGTTTGCATCAAAAATTTATGGTCCTTCGGCAGCGTTAATGGTTGGAGGCATGGTTCCTCCACTTGGAATTGCGCTAGCAACCGTGCTATTTAAGCGAAAGTTTACGATTCAGGAGCGCGAGGCTGGCAAAGCCAATTGGGTACTTGGTGCAAGTTTTATTACGGAAGGAGCGATTCCATTTGCTGCGGCTGATCCCCTGAGGGTTATTCCCGCAAACATCATTGGTG
Above is a window of Lacticaseibacillus casei DSM 20011 = JCM 1134 = ATCC 393 DNA encoding:
- a CDS encoding PTS fructose transporter subunit IIABC, which produces MHIDELIDIKNIDTSIEPMTKDQAIERMIHKLKVNGYIQDTETFSKAIYQREKEISTAVGYGVAIPHARTSTVKKSTIGVFRNLSGISWGQERVNLVFMIAAEKNASEEHLKMLSKISTFLMDESFRAKLITAADPKEMYEVLVQEDAKKSEDADVSQARESAGKYLVGISACMTGIAHTYMAAEALANEAKKRGMRVKIQTNGSTGVENRLTSKDVEEADAIVVAHDVKVDTTIFGEKPFLDVPVKRAIDKPDLVVDQALEEDAITSQPVQSHKNLESALGKEKKAEEDLTKGGKFARAFYTHIMSRVSYMIPFVVVGGIFIAISFMFGIYASDPKSDQYNIWAAFFNEIGGNAAFKLYVPILGGFISWSIADKAGLAPGMIGGMMAVNGGSGFLGGMVAGFLAGYVTRFIVQKTQNVPHSYKGIMAVLVIPLLATFIVGLVMFFLLNTPMSNMIAFLTNWLKSMSGVNAFLMGALLAGMMASDMGGPINKTASAFGLAMFASKIYGPSAALMVGGMVPPLGIALATVLFKRKFTIQEREAGKANWVLGASFITEGAIPFAAADPLRVIPANIIGGAIGGAICMATGITLQAPHGGIFVIPIACNKPILYIGCIVIGSIVTALILGFSKKILSEQQMNQQMAAGII
- a CDS encoding ketose-bisphosphate aldolase is translated as MLYNMVDLLSVAYKNKFAVGSYNVANSEFVEAIIRAAEEKNAPAIIQIHPNEINLVGDNFIAYVRQAVSRTHIPMAIHVDHGATLGDCVRGIHNGYTSVMIDASADSWDKNVALTKKVVDVAHSVGVSVEAELGTIGSNELSTEGTGVNKILYTDPEDAKKFVALTGVDTLAVAIGTRHGHYSHVEKPELRIDLLEKIHEAVDIPLVLHGGSDNKDAEIKKTYLHGVAKINLSTDMKTAFFKQLRKNLDNNPDAYEPDQLMPSARKAAQDVVEHKMDLFNSTDKADLY